A region from the Paraurantiacibacter namhicola genome encodes:
- a CDS encoding alpha/beta fold hydrolase produces MHSLTSSTFASFDETELALHRMGEGRPVILVHGLFSNAHTNWIKFGHAQKLAEAGFEAIMPDLRGHGQSAAPQDPAAYPPDVLVRDLEALVAHLEVEDYDLVGFSLGSRTSARAVVEGLAPRRLVLSGMGLEGLAGWDRRAAFFIDAIDRFEQVRHGDPAFYAVSFMKTMKVDRPAMRLLLQSVDDTTAEDLKAVTMPTLVLCGADDRDNGDPQALVDALPDATLAEIPGTHMSSVTEPALGEGLVNFLSA; encoded by the coding sequence GTGCATTCCCTGACTTCCTCCACCTTCGCCAGCTTCGACGAGACCGAGCTCGCCCTGCACCGCATGGGAGAGGGGCGGCCTGTAATCCTCGTCCACGGGCTGTTTTCCAACGCGCATACGAACTGGATCAAGTTCGGCCACGCTCAGAAGCTGGCAGAGGCCGGGTTCGAGGCGATCATGCCGGACCTCCGTGGCCATGGTCAAAGTGCCGCGCCGCAAGACCCGGCCGCCTATCCGCCCGATGTGCTCGTTCGCGACCTGGAGGCGCTGGTGGCGCATCTGGAAGTCGAGGATTACGACCTCGTCGGCTTTTCGCTGGGCTCGCGTACGTCGGCGCGGGCGGTGGTGGAGGGGCTTGCCCCGCGCAGGCTCGTCCTGTCCGGCATGGGGCTGGAAGGGCTGGCCGGTTGGGACAGGCGCGCGGCCTTCTTCATCGACGCCATCGACCGCTTCGAACAGGTCCGCCACGGAGACCCGGCTTTCTACGCCGTCAGCTTCATGAAGACGATGAAGGTGGACCGGCCGGCCATGCGGCTGCTTCTCCAAAGCGTGGATGACACCACGGCGGAAGACCTCAAGGCCGTGACCATGCCCACGCTGGTCCTGTGCGGTGCTGACGACCGCGACAATGGCGATCCGCAGGCGCTGGTCGATGCACTGCCCGATGCCACGCTGGCGGAGATACCCGGCACGCACATGTCCAGCGTCACCGAACCTGCGCTGGGCGAGGGGCTGGTGAACTTCCTCTCCGCCTGA
- a CDS encoding M2 family metallopeptidase — protein sequence MKLLSTVASASLALALAACTAATANENGGAEMASATESDAKFPMTPQGAADFVAAAEADWLEFSNTAARVSWVNATYITEDTDALAAQYGAIATEKSVYYALEAAKYATIPGLDPVVKRKLDKMRNSIVMPAPTTAGAADEMNEIATKLGSQYGKGKGTLNGQPIAGVDIEAEMGNLDRTPAELQEMWVSWHSNVGAPMKDDYTRMVGIANEGARELGFSDVGAMWRSNYDMDPDDFAATTERLWQEVKPLYVQLHTYVRWKLVEKYGPEVQDPNGPIRADLLGNMWAQEWGNIYPLVAPEGAGDIGYDLTDLIVESGMDEVQMVRVGEDFFSSLGFAPLPETFYKRSQFTKPRDREVVCHASAWDLDNVDDLRIKMCIKRNADDFITIHHELGHNYYQRAYNKQSYLHLDGANDGFHEAIGDMIALSITPEYLVQIGLLDQSQVPSADKDIGLLLRQAMDKVAFLPFGLLVDRWRWGVFDGSITPDTYNTAWTGLRREYQGITPPVARPADAFDPGAKYHIPGNVPYTRYFLARILQFQFYKAACDQAGWEGPLHRCSFYGNKEVGQNLNAMLEMGASKPWPDALEAFTGEREMSGKAMVEYFAPLMAWLEEQNRGKPTGWDS from the coding sequence ATGAAACTGCTTTCCACCGTCGCATCCGCGTCGCTCGCGCTGGCGCTTGCTGCCTGTACTGCTGCCACCGCCAATGAGAATGGCGGAGCCGAAATGGCCTCTGCCACCGAAAGCGATGCCAAGTTCCCCATGACGCCGCAGGGCGCTGCCGACTTCGTGGCCGCTGCGGAAGCGGACTGGCTGGAGTTTTCCAACACCGCCGCGCGCGTCAGCTGGGTGAATGCCACCTACATCACCGAAGACACCGATGCGCTGGCCGCACAATATGGCGCCATCGCCACGGAAAAGAGCGTCTATTACGCGCTTGAAGCGGCCAAATACGCGACCATCCCCGGCCTCGACCCGGTGGTGAAGCGCAAGCTGGACAAGATGCGCAATTCCATCGTCATGCCCGCACCGACCACGGCCGGTGCGGCGGATGAGATGAACGAGATCGCTACCAAGCTCGGCAGCCAGTACGGCAAGGGCAAGGGCACGCTGAACGGCCAGCCCATCGCCGGTGTCGATATCGAGGCGGAGATGGGCAATCTCGATCGCACGCCTGCCGAACTGCAGGAAATGTGGGTCAGCTGGCACAGCAATGTCGGCGCGCCGATGAAGGATGACTACACCCGCATGGTGGGCATCGCCAACGAAGGCGCGCGCGAGCTGGGCTTCTCCGACGTGGGCGCGATGTGGCGCTCAAATTACGACATGGATCCGGACGATTTCGCCGCCACCACCGAACGGCTGTGGCAGGAAGTGAAGCCGCTTTACGTCCAGCTGCACACTTATGTGCGCTGGAAGCTGGTCGAGAAATACGGGCCGGAAGTGCAGGACCCGAACGGCCCGATCCGCGCCGACCTGCTGGGCAATATGTGGGCCCAGGAATGGGGCAATATCTATCCGCTCGTCGCGCCCGAAGGGGCCGGCGATATCGGTTATGACCTGACCGACCTGATCGTCGAATCCGGCATGGACGAAGTGCAGATGGTGCGCGTGGGCGAGGATTTCTTCTCCTCGCTGGGCTTCGCGCCGCTGCCGGAGACATTCTACAAGCGCAGCCAGTTCACCAAGCCGCGCGACCGCGAAGTGGTGTGCCACGCCAGCGCGTGGGATCTCGACAATGTGGACGATCTTCGCATCAAGATGTGCATCAAGCGCAATGCGGATGACTTCATCACCATTCACCACGAGCTGGGCCACAATTACTACCAGCGCGCTTACAACAAGCAGTCCTACCTGCACCTCGACGGCGCGAATGACGGCTTCCACGAGGCGATCGGCGACATGATCGCCCTTTCGATCACGCCGGAATACCTGGTGCAGATCGGCCTGCTGGACCAGAGCCAGGTGCCGAGCGCCGACAAGGATATCGGCCTTCTGCTGCGCCAGGCGATGGACAAGGTCGCCTTCCTGCCCTTCGGCCTGCTGGTGGACCGCTGGCGCTGGGGCGTCTTCGACGGCTCCATCACGCCCGACACCTACAACACGGCCTGGACCGGCCTGCGCCGCGAGTACCAGGGCATCACGCCGCCCGTGGCGCGCCCTGCCGACGCCTTCGATCCGGGCGCGAAGTACCACATCCCGGGCAATGTGCCCTACACGCGGTACTTCCTGGCGCGGATCCTGCAGTTCCAGTTCTACAAGGCGGCCTGCGACCAGGCCGGCTGGGAAGGACCGCTGCACCGCTGTTCTTTCTACGGGAACAAGGAAGTGGGGCAGAACCTCAACGCCATGCTCGAAATGGGTGCCAGCAAGCCCTGGCCCGATGCGCTGGAAGCCTTCACGGGTGAGCGCGAGATGAGCGGCAAGGCGATGGTCGAGTACTTCGCCCCGCTGATGGCGTGGCTGGAAGAACAGAACCGCGGCAAACCGACCGGTTGGGACAGCTGA
- a CDS encoding YbjN domain-containing protein: MKSVVAAIAAPMMLGAAQPAFAQDAGTGDVAEAEAEEDFSVPVPETVVQPRLVTAADPDSVRDALLSAGFPATMDTDSVGDPMVRTEMGGYKARIMFYGCDEETNTGCDSLQFVVGLDRESPMPLPILNELSKEWRYISIYLDEEGDPFFNWDIVTGDGLATSIFLDSVRRFSDNVAAAAERVFEEERDSAIDLTPEAGEEPLAALHRSALQGTA; this comes from the coding sequence ATGAAGAGTGTGGTCGCGGCAATCGCTGCTCCCATGATGCTGGGCGCCGCCCAGCCGGCTTTCGCGCAGGACGCAGGCACCGGTGACGTGGCCGAGGCCGAAGCGGAGGAGGACTTCTCCGTTCCCGTGCCGGAAACCGTGGTGCAGCCGCGCCTGGTGACCGCCGCCGATCCGGACAGTGTGCGCGATGCGCTGCTGTCCGCCGGATTTCCGGCGACAATGGACACGGACAGCGTGGGCGATCCCATGGTCCGCACCGAAATGGGCGGCTACAAAGCGCGCATCATGTTCTATGGCTGTGACGAGGAGACCAACACCGGCTGCGACAGCCTGCAGTTCGTGGTGGGGCTCGACCGGGAAAGCCCGATGCCGCTGCCGATCCTGAACGAACTTTCGAAGGAATGGCGCTACATCTCGATTTACCTCGACGAGGAGGGCGATCCCTTCTTCAACTGGGACATCGTGACGGGTGACGGGCTGGCCACCAGCATCTTCCTCGATTCCGTGCGCCGTTTTTCCGACAATGTCGCCGCCGCGGCCGAGCGGGTGTTCGAAGAGGAACGCGACAGTGCCATCGACCTGACGCCGGAGGCGGGTGAGGAGCCGCTGGCGGCGTTGCATCGCAGTGCACTGCAGGGCACCGCGTGA
- a CDS encoding RimK/LysX family protein, translating into MVGWRELVDLPELGIRGLPAKIDTGARTSSLHAEVLETFERDGERYVRFAIEHGDHVRQVCEAVHVDVRGITSSNGETQDRYVIKTPLRIGDTEFRAEISLADRGSMKFPMLVGRSSLRRHFAVDSGHSWLQSPRPTARTKTRS; encoded by the coding sequence ATGGTGGGCTGGCGAGAGCTGGTCGACCTGCCGGAGCTCGGCATCAGGGGGCTGCCAGCAAAGATCGATACCGGCGCGCGCACCAGCTCGCTCCACGCCGAGGTGCTGGAGACCTTCGAGCGGGACGGTGAAAGGTACGTCCGCTTCGCCATCGAGCACGGCGACCACGTAAGGCAGGTCTGCGAGGCCGTGCATGTGGACGTGCGCGGCATAACCAGCTCTAATGGCGAGACGCAGGACCGCTACGTCATCAAGACGCCGCTGCGGATCGGCGATACGGAATTCCGCGCAGAAATCAGCCTGGCCGACCGGGGGAGCATGAAGTTCCCGATGCTGGTCGGCCGGTCTTCATTGCGGCGACATTTCGCCGTGGACAGTGGCCATAGCTGGCTGCAATCGCCGCGCCCGACCGCGCGGACCAAAACCAGATCCTAA